In a genomic window of Meriones unguiculatus strain TT.TT164.6M chromosome 8, Bangor_MerUng_6.1, whole genome shotgun sequence:
- the Aplnr gene encoding apelin receptor, with amino-acid sequence MEDDGYGDYDNQSECDYADWTPSGALIPAIYMLVFLLGTTGNGLVLWTVFRSSREKRRSADIFIASLAVADLTFVVTLPLWATYTYREFDWPFGTFSCKLSSYLIFVNMYASVFCLTGLSFDRYLAIVRPVANARLRLRVSGAVATAVLWVLAALLAVPVMVFRSTGNMENSTKVQCYMDYSMVATSDSEWAWEVGLGVSSTAAGFVVPFTIMLTCYFFIAQTIAGHFRKERIEGLRKRRRLLSIIVVLVVTFALCWMPYHLVKTLYMLGNLLHWPCDFDSFLMNVFPYCTCISYVNSCLNPFLYAFFDPRFRQACTSMLCCDESGCKGPPHSSSGEKSASYSSGHSQGPGPNAGKGGEQMHEKSIPYSQETLVD; translated from the coding sequence ATGGAAGACGATGGTTACGGCGACTATGACAACCAGTCTGAATGTGACTACGCAGACTGGACGCCCTCGGGCGCCCTCATCCCTGCCATCTACATGCTGGTCTTCCTTCTGGGCACCACAGGCAACGGCCTGGTGCTCTGGACCGTGTTCCGGAGCAGCCGGGAAAAGAGACGCTCAGCTGACATCTTCATTGCCAGCCTGGCCGTGGCCGACCTGACTTTTGTGGTGACTTTGCCACTGTGGGCCACTTATACCTACCGGGAATTTGACTGGCCCTTTGGAACCTTCTCTTGCAAGCTCAGCAGCTACCTCATCTTTGTCAACATGTATGCCAGTGTCTTTTGCCTCACCGGCCTCAGCTTTGACCGATACCTGGCCATCGTCAGGCCAGTGGCCAATGCTCGGCTTAGGCTGCGGGTCAGCGGGGCCGTGGCCACGGCAGTCCTTTGGGTGCTGGCTGCCCTTCTGGCCGTGCCTGTCATGGTGTTCCGTTCCACCGGCAACATGGAAAACAGTACCAAGGTCCAGTGCTACATGGACTACTCCATGGTGGCCACCTCAGACTCCGAGTGGGCCTGGGAGGTGGGCCTTGGGGTGTCATCCACTGCCGCAGGCTTCGTGGTGCCCTTCACCATCATGCTCACGTGCTACTTCTTCATTGCCCAAACCATCGCGGGCCATTTCCGAAAGGAGCGCATCGAGGGCCTGCGGAAGAGGCGCCGGCTGCTGAGCATCATCGTGGTGCTGGTGGTGACCTTCGCCCTGTGCTGGATGCCCTACCACCTGGTGAAGACGCTCTACATGCTGGGCAATTTGCTGCACTGGCCCTGTGACTTTGACAGCTTCCTCATGAACGTCTTTCCCTATTGCACCTGCATCAGTTACGTCAACAGCTGCCTCAACCCCTTCCTCTACGCCTTCTTTGACCCTCGGTTTCGCCAGGCTTGCACCTCCATGCTCTGCTGCGATGAGAGTGGGTGCAAAGGCCCCCCTCACAGCAGCAGCGGGGAGAAGTCTGCCAGTTATTCTTCTGGGCACAGCCAGGGTCCTGGCCCCAACGcggggaagggaggagagcagaTGCATGAGAAATCTATTCCCTATAGTCAAGAGACCCTTGTGGACTAG